One genomic segment of Myxococcales bacterium includes these proteins:
- a CDS encoding PilZ domain-containing protein translates to MQDKRVHPRVQLEIEVSCLRKEGGAVGGVTSNVSMGGMFVETGEILPFGTEITIELTLTGVALQLPGVVRWAKPGGFGVQFGLLGAKETHTIAKMLKG, encoded by the coding sequence GTGCAAGACAAACGCGTTCACCCGCGCGTCCAGCTCGAGATCGAAGTCTCCTGTCTTCGAAAAGAGGGCGGAGCGGTGGGTGGAGTCACCAGCAACGTCAGCATGGGCGGCATGTTCGTCGAGACGGGTGAGATCCTGCCGTTCGGCACGGAGATTACCATCGAGCTCACCCTGACCGGGGTCGCGCTTCAGCTACCCGGGGTGGTCCGCTGGGCGAAACCGGGAGGATTTGGCGTGCAGTTTGGGTTGCTCGGCGCCAAGGAGACCCACACCATCGCCAAGATGCTGAAGGGCTGA